A single region of the Halobacterium wangiae genome encodes:
- a CDS encoding alpha/beta fold hydrolase, with protein sequence MTQTAWVHMLGGSVEYVESENYRTRTLKAGDGEKPPLVLLHGIGGHAETYVRNMLPLAEALDDRAVYAIDFVGHGYSSRPTDIDYHITDYMDHVEEFVHALGHDSAHIHGESLGGWVAGRLGLDRPELVETVGLITTSGVYHIDTSGDVEEDAKAESIEGIEDLYERSMEMLDEELTRERVADRLQWLFVEDVDEELVDIRQEIYSQQANQDAMRLIYETFVEDVKDEEMYFTTAELREMDLPTLVIHTEHNPSAQKELVEYVHEQLPNSEYHLYEHSAHWPQWEEQDRYHEHTIDFLQKHGD encoded by the coding sequence ATGACGCAGACAGCCTGGGTTCACATGCTCGGCGGCAGCGTCGAGTACGTCGAGAGCGAGAACTACCGGACGCGCACGCTGAAGGCCGGCGACGGCGAGAAGCCGCCGCTCGTGCTCCTGCACGGCATCGGCGGCCACGCCGAGACGTACGTCAGGAACATGCTCCCGCTCGCGGAGGCCCTCGACGACCGCGCCGTCTACGCGATCGACTTCGTCGGGCACGGCTACTCCTCGCGGCCGACGGACATCGACTACCACATCACGGACTACATGGACCACGTCGAGGAGTTCGTCCACGCGCTCGGCCACGACTCCGCGCACATCCACGGCGAGTCCCTCGGTGGCTGGGTCGCCGGCCGCCTCGGCCTCGACCGGCCGGAACTCGTCGAGACGGTGGGGCTCATCACGACCAGCGGCGTCTACCACATCGACACCTCCGGCGACGTCGAGGAGGACGCCAAGGCCGAGAGCATCGAGGGCATCGAGGACCTCTACGAGCGCAGCATGGAGATGCTCGACGAGGAACTCACCCGCGAGCGCGTCGCCGACCGCCTCCAGTGGCTGTTCGTCGAGGACGTCGACGAGGAACTCGTCGACATTCGCCAGGAGATCTACTCCCAGCAGGCCAACCAGGACGCGATGCGCCTCATCTACGAGACGTTCGTCGAGGACGTCAAGGACGAGGAGATGTACTTCACGACGGCGGAACTCCGGGAGATGGACCTCCCGACGCTCGTCATCCACACCGAGCACAACCCGAGCGCGCAGAAGGAGCTCGTGGAGTACGTCCACGAACAGCTCCCGAACTCCGAGTACCACCTCTACGAGCACTCGGCGCACTGGCCGCAGTGGGAAGAACAGGACCGCTACCACGAGCACACCATCGACTTCCTGCAGAAGCACGGCGACTGA
- a CDS encoding catechol 2,3-dioxygenase, with the protein MAVCTLGHVELLVPNLAETYDYYHDVLGLEEECREGDSVYLRGWGDFNKFSLTLTEDEEAGVGHIAFRVEEPADLERYAERVEDSGYDVDWQDAGVEPGQGESIRFTGPADQTFELFYDIEEPDVPKEQRSRLKNQPQKLVDRGVGARRIDHVNCYVPNVAECSEWFQDVLDFELREELLIEGDDVGKWLSVSPLVHEIAFVEAEEPSLNHVAYYLKSRGDLFRAADVLKEHDVEIKGGPGHHGISQANYIYQDDPAGHEVEIFAGGYLIFEPDWEPVTWTEEDMPEALYWWGKGRKFSDSHEHSDEFE; encoded by the coding sequence ATGGCTGTGTGCACCCTCGGTCACGTAGAGCTACTAGTGCCGAACCTCGCGGAGACGTACGACTACTACCACGACGTCCTCGGACTGGAGGAGGAGTGCCGGGAGGGAGACAGCGTCTACCTGCGCGGCTGGGGTGACTTCAACAAGTTCTCGCTCACCCTCACGGAGGACGAGGAGGCTGGCGTCGGCCACATCGCGTTCCGCGTCGAGGAGCCCGCGGACCTCGAACGGTACGCCGAGCGCGTCGAGGACTCCGGCTACGACGTCGACTGGCAGGACGCCGGCGTCGAACCCGGACAGGGCGAGTCCATCCGGTTCACGGGGCCGGCCGACCAGACGTTCGAACTGTTCTACGACATCGAGGAGCCCGACGTCCCGAAGGAGCAGCGCTCGCGCCTGAAGAACCAGCCCCAGAAGCTCGTCGACCGCGGCGTGGGCGCGCGCCGTATCGACCACGTGAACTGCTACGTGCCGAACGTCGCGGAGTGCTCGGAGTGGTTCCAGGACGTCCTCGACTTCGAACTCCGCGAGGAACTGCTCATCGAGGGCGACGACGTCGGGAAGTGGCTGAGTGTGTCGCCGCTCGTCCACGAGATCGCGTTCGTCGAGGCGGAGGAACCGTCGCTCAACCACGTGGCGTACTACCTGAAGTCCCGCGGCGACCTGTTCCGCGCGGCGGACGTGCTGAAAGAACACGACGTCGAGATCAAGGGCGGGCCGGGCCACCACGGCATCAGCCAGGCGAACTACATCTACCAGGACGACCCCGCGGGCCACGAGGTCGAGATATTCGCAGGCGGCTACCTCATCTTCGAACCCGACTGGGAGCCGGTGACGTGGACGGAGGAGGACATGCCCGAGGCGCTCTACTGGTGGGGGAAGGGACGGAAGTTCAGCGACTCACACGAGCACAGCGACGAGTTCGAGTGA
- a CDS encoding 2-keto-4-pentenoate hydratase: protein MSLGDDAVADIADDLYDALRSGDPIAPPTDEYDMDISDAYAVQSAFVDRRLADGASVVGHKVGLTNEAIQDQLGVDEPDFGRLLDTMVVEDGVVDTDDLLAPRVEPELGFLLAEDLAAPVSSLDVLRATEAVVPVVEVIDSRVRDWNIGIEDTVADNASSALYATGESTHPVAGRDLSLEAVKLYRNGEVVDSGVGAAVLGHPARAVAWLANTLADVDDSLQAGEIVLSGSMTPAVDVEAGNVVTAEFGASGSVTLTVD, encoded by the coding sequence ATGTCACTGGGAGACGACGCGGTGGCCGACATCGCCGACGACCTCTACGACGCGCTCCGCTCCGGCGACCCCATCGCACCGCCGACGGACGAGTACGACATGGACATCTCGGACGCGTACGCCGTCCAGTCCGCGTTCGTGGACCGGCGGCTCGCCGACGGCGCGTCCGTTGTCGGCCACAAGGTCGGGCTGACGAACGAGGCCATCCAGGACCAGCTGGGCGTCGACGAACCGGACTTCGGACGCCTGCTGGACACGATGGTCGTCGAGGACGGGGTGGTCGACACCGACGACCTGCTGGCGCCGCGCGTGGAACCCGAACTCGGCTTCCTGCTCGCCGAGGACCTGGCAGCGCCCGTCTCCTCGCTCGACGTCCTGCGCGCGACCGAGGCGGTCGTCCCCGTCGTGGAGGTCATCGACAGCCGCGTCCGGGACTGGAACATCGGCATCGAGGACACCGTCGCGGACAACGCGTCGAGCGCACTGTACGCGACCGGCGAGTCGACCCACCCGGTGGCGGGTCGGGACCTCTCCCTGGAGGCCGTGAAGCTGTACCGGAACGGGGAGGTAGTGGACTCGGGCGTCGGGGCGGCGGTGCTCGGTCACCCGGCGCGCGCCGTCGCGTGGCTGGCGAACACACTCGCGGACGTGGACGACAGCCTCCAGGCGGGCGAGATCGTCCTCAGCGGGTCGATGACGCCGGCCGTCGACGTCGAGGCCGGCAACGTGGTGACCGCGGAGTTCGGCGCGAGCGGGTCGGTCACGCTCACCGTCGACTGA
- a CDS encoding 4-hydroxyphenylacetate 3-hydroxylase family protein codes for MPVRTKEEYRQGLRDGREVYYKGELVEDVTEHPATRGMVETQGELFDLQSDPEHEDLLTFESPSTGDRVPIFYEKPTSKEDLAQRRKASKLWMDYTCGMSGRANDFLANGVTGMAIGHELFADEDADHDFSENVEDYYEYCRENDVCLTHALIDPQIDRSEASSFRLEDDSADRPGAVRKVDEDDEGIVVSGARMLATLGPQADEILLYPFGYYGEDEEDQALAFAVSADADGVRQICRPQLSRNDERNHPLSSRFDEMDTFVVLDEVHVPWERVFIDGDIEAANAWRDKTQTAYAGLTYHQTAVKDLAKAEFCFGVATMLAESTGIEEYFHVQAKLGEISTMVEQIRACVQAAEAQAYEFGDYVIPEPRPLFAVTASFPDQFPRIVDIIRDLGGSGLIGVPHWEDLEAENPLGGDVETYFRGKDIEANERLGVQKLAYEIAIGSLGSREELYERFYTGGPMRVKSNMWKNHPEKEALKERVREYGLQGADEPAASAAEQSAADDD; via the coding sequence ATGCCAGTTAGAACCAAGGAGGAGTACCGGCAAGGTCTCCGAGACGGACGAGAGGTCTACTACAAGGGCGAACTCGTCGAGGACGTCACGGAGCACCCGGCCACGCGGGGGATGGTCGAGACGCAGGGCGAGCTGTTCGACCTGCAGAGCGACCCCGAACACGAGGACCTGCTCACGTTCGAGTCGCCGTCGACCGGCGACCGGGTCCCCATCTTCTACGAGAAACCCACCTCGAAGGAGGACCTCGCGCAGCGCCGGAAGGCGTCGAAGCTCTGGATGGACTACACGTGCGGGATGTCCGGGCGCGCCAACGACTTCCTCGCGAACGGCGTGACGGGGATGGCAATCGGCCACGAACTGTTCGCCGACGAGGACGCCGACCACGACTTCTCGGAGAACGTCGAGGACTACTACGAGTACTGCCGCGAGAACGACGTCTGCCTCACGCACGCGCTCATCGACCCCCAGATCGACCGCTCGGAGGCGTCGTCGTTCCGCCTCGAGGACGACTCCGCCGACCGCCCGGGCGCTGTCCGGAAGGTCGACGAGGACGACGAGGGCATCGTCGTCAGCGGCGCGCGCATGCTCGCCACGCTCGGCCCGCAGGCCGACGAGATACTGCTCTACCCGTTCGGCTACTACGGCGAGGACGAGGAGGACCAGGCGCTGGCGTTCGCCGTCTCCGCCGACGCCGACGGCGTCCGCCAGATCTGCCGGCCACAGCTCTCGCGCAACGACGAGCGCAACCACCCGCTGTCCAGCCGGTTCGACGAGATGGACACGTTCGTCGTGCTCGACGAGGTACACGTCCCGTGGGAGCGCGTGTTCATCGACGGCGACATCGAAGCTGCGAACGCGTGGCGGGACAAGACCCAGACCGCGTACGCGGGACTCACGTACCACCAGACCGCCGTGAAGGACCTCGCGAAGGCGGAGTTCTGTTTCGGCGTGGCGACGATGCTCGCCGAGAGTACGGGCATCGAGGAGTACTTCCACGTCCAGGCGAAGCTCGGCGAGATATCCACGATGGTCGAGCAGATCCGGGCCTGCGTGCAGGCCGCGGAGGCACAGGCCTACGAGTTCGGCGACTACGTGATTCCGGAGCCACGGCCGCTGTTCGCGGTGACGGCGTCGTTCCCGGACCAGTTCCCGCGCATCGTCGACATCATCCGCGACCTCGGCGGCAGCGGCCTCATCGGCGTCCCCCACTGGGAGGACCTCGAGGCAGAGAACCCGCTGGGCGGCGACGTGGAGACGTACTTCCGCGGGAAGGACATCGAGGCCAACGAGCGCCTCGGCGTCCAGAAGCTCGCCTACGAGATCGCCATCGGCTCGCTGGGCAGCCGCGAGGAACTGTACGAGCGGTTCTACACGGGCGGCCCGATGCGCGTGAAGTCGAACATGTGGAAGAACCACCCGGAGAAGGAGGCACTGAAAGAGCGCGTCCGGGAGTACGGACTCCAGGGCGCCGACGAACCTGCGGCGTCCGCCGCGGAGCAGTCCGCCGCGGACGACGACTGA
- a CDS encoding acetaldehyde dehydrogenase (acetylating): MSQLSAAIVGPGNIGTDLMYKILDRGEHVELEAMVGILPVEESDGLQAAQEAGVDVGTEGIESVRERAGDLDIVFEATSASIHTDHAPVYDELGLFAVDMTPAAVGPLAVPVVNLDDVADDVNNVNMITCGGQATIPLVHAVDRVADVQYAEIVATIASKSAGPGTRHNIDEFTQTTANGIERVGGADEGKAIIVLNPAEPPIMMRNTVYTEVPADADVEEIRDSVSRIEAEVQSYVPGYEVTLDPLVKENHDLDLDDTKVLTTMLQVEGEGQHLPEYAGNLDIMTSAALGAAERIAERRGADVAEVVE; the protein is encoded by the coding sequence ATGTCACAACTGAGCGCAGCAATCGTCGGTCCCGGCAACATCGGGACCGACCTGATGTACAAGATACTCGACCGCGGTGAACACGTCGAACTGGAGGCGATGGTCGGCATCCTCCCGGTCGAGGAGTCCGACGGCCTCCAGGCCGCCCAGGAGGCGGGCGTCGACGTCGGGACGGAGGGCATCGAGAGCGTCAGAGAGCGCGCCGGCGACCTCGATATCGTCTTCGAGGCGACGAGCGCGAGCATCCACACCGACCACGCGCCCGTCTACGACGAACTCGGCCTGTTCGCCGTCGACATGACGCCCGCCGCCGTCGGCCCGCTCGCGGTCCCCGTCGTGAACCTCGACGACGTGGCCGACGACGTGAACAACGTGAACATGATCACCTGCGGGGGCCAGGCGACGATCCCCCTCGTCCACGCCGTCGACCGGGTCGCCGACGTGCAGTACGCGGAGATCGTGGCGACCATCGCGTCGAAGAGCGCAGGACCAGGCACCCGACACAACATCGACGAGTTCACGCAGACGACGGCGAACGGCATCGAGCGGGTCGGCGGCGCCGACGAGGGGAAGGCCATCATCGTGTTGAACCCCGCGGAGCCACCCATCATGATGCGCAACACCGTCTATACGGAGGTGCCGGCCGACGCGGACGTCGAGGAGATCCGGGACTCCGTCTCGCGCATCGAGGCGGAGGTGCAGTCGTACGTGCCCGGCTACGAGGTGACCCTCGACCCGCTCGTGAAGGAGAACCACGACCTCGACCTCGACGACACGAAGGTGCTCACGACGATGCTCCAGGTCGAGGGCGAGGGCCAGCACCTCCCCGAGTACGCTGGCAACCTCGACATCATGACGAGCGCCGCGCTCGGGGCAGCGGAGCGAATCGCTGAGCGCCGCGGCGCCGACGTCGCGGAGGTGGTAGAGTGA
- the dmpG gene encoding 4-hydroxy-2-oxovalerate aldolase: protein MTDDVRLVDMTLRDGMHAVDHQFTPDQMADVAGALDAANMDVVEVSHGDGMGGSSINYGFAAASTEEYLDAVRPELTDTELSVLLLPGIGTVEDLELAASKGADVLRIATHVTEADVSAEHFDYATDMGLEANGLLMLSHMADPETVLEQASLMEEYGADAVYVMDSAGALLPDGVRDRVGLLADELSIDVGFHAHNNLGLGIGNTLAGLDAGAVTVDGCLRGLGAGSGNAQMEVLVGTLEKAGYDVGPDLFGTMDAASDVLEPMLTAETMPELDNDSLILGYAGVYSSFLRHTRRAAEQFDIDPRDILVELGELGVVGGQEDMITDVAARLAAERADAAEANNANT from the coding sequence GTGACCGACGACGTCCGACTGGTGGACATGACGCTGCGGGACGGCATGCACGCCGTCGACCACCAGTTCACGCCCGACCAGATGGCGGACGTCGCGGGCGCGCTCGACGCCGCGAACATGGACGTGGTGGAGGTGTCCCACGGCGACGGCATGGGTGGGTCCTCCATCAACTACGGCTTCGCGGCCGCGTCCACGGAGGAGTACCTCGACGCCGTCCGCCCGGAACTGACGGACACGGAACTGTCCGTGCTCCTGCTGCCGGGTATCGGCACCGTCGAGGACCTCGAACTCGCGGCGAGCAAGGGCGCAGACGTGCTCCGCATCGCGACGCACGTCACGGAGGCCGACGTCTCCGCGGAGCACTTCGACTACGCGACGGACATGGGCCTGGAGGCCAACGGCCTCCTGATGCTCTCGCACATGGCCGACCCCGAGACCGTCCTCGAACAGGCCAGCCTGATGGAGGAGTACGGCGCGGACGCCGTCTACGTGATGGACTCCGCGGGCGCGTTGCTCCCGGACGGCGTCCGGGACCGCGTCGGCCTGCTCGCCGACGAACTGTCCATCGACGTCGGGTTCCACGCGCACAACAACCTCGGCCTGGGCATCGGGAACACGCTCGCCGGCCTCGACGCGGGCGCCGTCACCGTCGACGGCTGCCTGCGGGGCCTCGGCGCTGGCTCCGGGAACGCCCAGATGGAGGTGCTCGTCGGCACGCTCGAGAAGGCGGGCTACGACGTCGGCCCCGACCTGTTCGGGACGATGGACGCCGCCTCGGACGTGCTCGAACCGATGCTGACCGCAGAGACGATGCCGGAACTCGACAACGACTCGCTCATCCTCGGCTACGCCGGGGTGTACTCGTCGTTCCTCCGGCACACCCGACGCGCCGCCGAACAGTTCGACATCGACCCGCGGGACATCCTCGTGGAACTCGGCGAACTCGGCGTCGTCGGCGGACAGGAAGACATGATCACGGACGTCGCGGCGCGACTCGCGGCGGAGCGAGCGGACGCCGCGGAGGCTAACAATGCAAATACCTAA
- a CDS encoding ABC transporter substrate-binding protein has protein sequence MPTRRRQFLKSGLAGTAAALVAGCTTGTTEEETTTTDSGGDTTTTTSGGDPDGDSDEQIRIGFIHPLSGGYSTLGEPQELGGQLAVEQLNANGGIDGKEVVGFHEDSAGDATTAQQKARLLINDRDVDVLTGEAQSSAALAIQQVADEEGIVFGNQAGADPITKSRCNRYTFRYELRTGQVARATAPWAVENLGTKIWFHVADYAYGNAFLDGWKEVLSDYDYEEVNTTKSDLGANDFSSYITQIQNSDADFLALGMAGGDLVKFNQQASSYNLRDAVDIVAGTNDFRSVRLGGGSGVVGTYSGVRYFEGYDNELNRQFVTSFIDAYDQIPANHAESQWTMVHEILAPAIEAAGSTNADDLIAELEGMEFDSPMGGGTMRACDHQAERPVPVAQISEPQDLEVLQGKGTEIPSLDIKQTISGADAIEACDSIDCSL, from the coding sequence ATGCCAACACGGCGTAGACAGTTCCTCAAGTCCGGACTAGCGGGTACAGCTGCAGCGCTCGTCGCGGGCTGCACGACGGGGACCACGGAGGAGGAGACCACGACCACCGACAGCGGCGGCGACACGACGACCACCACGAGCGGCGGCGACCCCGACGGCGACAGCGACGAGCAGATCCGCATCGGGTTCATCCACCCGCTCTCGGGCGGCTACTCGACGCTCGGCGAACCCCAGGAGCTCGGTGGCCAGCTCGCCGTCGAACAGCTCAACGCGAACGGCGGCATCGACGGCAAGGAGGTCGTCGGCTTCCACGAGGACTCCGCGGGCGACGCGACCACCGCCCAGCAGAAGGCCCGCCTCCTCATCAACGACCGCGACGTCGACGTGCTGACCGGCGAAGCACAGAGCTCCGCGGCGCTCGCCATCCAGCAGGTCGCCGACGAGGAGGGCATCGTCTTCGGGAACCAGGCCGGCGCCGACCCGATCACGAAGTCCCGGTGCAACCGGTACACGTTCCGCTACGAACTGCGCACCGGCCAGGTCGCCCGCGCCACCGCGCCGTGGGCCGTCGAGAACCTCGGCACCAAGATCTGGTTCCACGTCGCCGACTACGCGTACGGCAACGCGTTCCTCGACGGCTGGAAGGAGGTGCTCTCGGACTACGACTACGAGGAGGTCAACACCACGAAGTCCGACCTCGGTGCGAACGACTTCTCCTCGTACATCACCCAGATCCAGAACTCCGACGCGGACTTCCTCGCGCTCGGCATGGCGGGCGGCGACCTCGTGAAGTTCAACCAGCAGGCCTCGTCGTACAACCTGCGTGACGCCGTCGACATCGTCGCCGGGACGAACGACTTCCGCTCCGTGCGCCTCGGCGGCGGCAGCGGCGTGGTCGGCACGTACTCCGGCGTGCGCTACTTCGAGGGGTACGACAACGAGCTGAACCGCCAGTTCGTCACGAGCTTCATCGACGCGTACGACCAGATCCCGGCCAACCACGCGGAGTCCCAGTGGACGATGGTCCACGAGATCCTCGCGCCCGCCATCGAGGCCGCCGGGTCGACGAACGCCGACGACCTCATCGCGGAGCTCGAGGGGATGGAGTTCGACTCGCCGATGGGCGGCGGGACGATGCGCGCCTGCGACCACCAGGCCGAACGCCCAGTGCCGGTCGCGCAGATCAGCGAGCCCCAGGACCTCGAGGTGCTGCAGGGTAAGGGCACCGAGATTCCGAGCCTCGACATCAAACAGACCATCTCCGGCGCCGACGCCATCGAGGCCTGCGACAGTATCGACTGCTCGCTATAA
- a CDS encoding ABC transporter permease, translated as MSGLASGAARRAGVAAAGSLAGLVAIFAVVTLAGIDPVTFGVQVLNGLTLGGIYVLIAIGLSLIFGVMNVVNFAHGSLWMLGAYLAFAVVGASVTVPGFGVIAGSFWLALLVAPLLVGAVGFGIEYATFRPLYGRNPLYHILLTFGFTLVFVDVVEYFWGSGFNSVAPPELFLGAIQLGPAYFPKYRLFVLGAALGLSGLVWVVLKFTNFGLIVRAGSQNRQMARSLGINVTWYYTGVFVLGAALAGVAGALSAPLFPIVPSMWTRAIILAFIVVIVGGLGSFRGAVVAGLGVGVVESLGSTYLPEFSGYLVYILMFTVLLVRPYGIFGREESVEAAETNVEIDRALPTIGAKSPIFLGALALFAVFPFLTQTFLSSYYLGVMVQALALATLVLGLDLVTGYTGLISFGHAMFIGLGAYVTALVLVNVTGLLPVAILVAVVVTALLAWAVGFLGVRVGGVYFAMLTLAVAQIVHQMVFDFPSLTGSNDGLGFALPPVPFLNLGDTTTLYYVSLLTLAALYLLAVRVLRSPFGTSLVAIRDSEHRMEALGYDVDKYKRRAFMLSGAYGGIGGVLYAMYFTFVDPTVLKWTVSGDAIVMMVLGGMGTLYGPIVGAIAFVFLRNGLSIYVSHWEFVAGAIFIFAVIFMPRGLVSLPFDALRGDGAGGSSTEEPPEPAANPQSGGDGDVE; from the coding sequence ATGAGCGGGCTGGCCTCCGGCGCGGCACGTCGAGCGGGAGTGGCCGCAGCCGGGTCGCTCGCCGGTCTCGTGGCCATCTTCGCAGTGGTGACGCTGGCCGGTATCGACCCCGTGACGTTCGGCGTCCAGGTACTCAACGGACTCACACTCGGCGGTATCTACGTCCTCATCGCCATCGGCCTGTCGCTCATCTTCGGCGTGATGAACGTCGTGAACTTCGCCCACGGGTCGCTGTGGATGCTCGGGGCGTACCTCGCGTTCGCCGTCGTCGGCGCGAGCGTCACGGTGCCGGGGTTCGGCGTAATCGCCGGGTCGTTCTGGCTCGCGCTGCTCGTCGCACCGCTGCTCGTCGGCGCCGTCGGTTTCGGCATCGAGTACGCGACGTTCCGACCGCTGTACGGGCGGAACCCGCTCTACCACATCCTGCTGACGTTCGGGTTCACGCTCGTCTTCGTGGACGTCGTCGAGTACTTCTGGGGGAGTGGCTTCAACTCCGTCGCGCCCCCGGAGCTGTTCCTCGGTGCGATACAGCTCGGCCCCGCGTACTTCCCGAAGTACCGGCTGTTCGTCCTCGGCGCGGCGCTCGGACTGTCCGGGCTCGTGTGGGTCGTCCTGAAGTTCACGAACTTCGGGCTCATCGTCCGCGCTGGCTCGCAGAACCGCCAGATGGCGCGCTCGCTGGGCATCAACGTCACGTGGTACTACACGGGCGTGTTCGTCCTCGGCGCGGCGCTCGCGGGCGTCGCCGGCGCGCTGTCGGCGCCGCTGTTCCCCATCGTCCCGTCGATGTGGACGCGGGCCATCATCCTGGCGTTCATCGTCGTCATCGTCGGCGGCCTCGGCTCGTTTCGGGGCGCCGTCGTCGCCGGTCTCGGCGTCGGGGTCGTCGAGAGCCTCGGGTCGACGTACCTCCCCGAGTTCTCCGGCTACCTCGTCTACATCCTGATGTTCACCGTGTTGCTCGTGCGGCCGTACGGCATCTTCGGCCGCGAGGAGTCCGTCGAGGCGGCCGAGACGAACGTCGAGATCGACCGGGCGCTGCCGACCATCGGCGCGAAGAGCCCGATATTCCTGGGCGCGCTCGCGCTGTTCGCGGTGTTCCCGTTCCTCACCCAGACGTTCCTCTCGTCGTACTACCTCGGCGTGATGGTGCAGGCGCTGGCGCTGGCGACGCTCGTGCTGGGCCTGGACCTCGTCACGGGGTACACGGGCCTCATCTCGTTCGGCCACGCGATGTTCATCGGCCTGGGCGCGTACGTCACCGCGCTCGTGCTCGTGAACGTCACGGGGCTGCTCCCGGTCGCCATCCTGGTCGCCGTCGTCGTCACGGCGCTGCTGGCGTGGGCGGTCGGCTTCCTCGGCGTGCGCGTCGGAGGTGTCTACTTCGCGATGCTCACGCTCGCGGTCGCCCAGATCGTCCACCAGATGGTCTTCGACTTCCCGAGCCTCACGGGGAGCAACGACGGGCTCGGCTTCGCGCTGCCGCCCGTTCCGTTCCTCAACCTCGGGGACACCACGACGCTCTACTACGTCAGCCTGCTGACGCTCGCCGCGCTGTACCTGCTCGCAGTGCGCGTGCTCAGGTCGCCGTTCGGCACGTCGCTGGTCGCCATCCGCGACAGCGAACACCGCATGGAGGCGCTGGGCTACGACGTTGACAAGTACAAGCGCCGCGCGTTCATGCTCTCCGGTGCCTACGGCGGCATCGGGGGCGTGCTGTACGCGATGTACTTCACGTTCGTCGACCCCACCGTGCTCAAATGGACGGTGAGCGGCGACGCCATCGTGATGATGGTGCTCGGCGGCATGGGGACGCTGTACGGCCCCATCGTCGGCGCCATCGCGTTCGTCTTCCTGCGCAACGGGCTCTCCATCTACGTCTCCCACTGGGAGTTCGTCGCAGGCGCCATCTTCATCTTCGCGGTCATCTTCATGCCGCGCGGCCTCGTCTCGCTCCCGTTCGACGCCCTCCGCGGCGACGGCGCCGGGGGGTCGAGCACCGAGGAGCCACCGGAGCCGGCGGCGAACCCCCAGTCCGGAGGTGACGGCGATGTCGAGTGA
- a CDS encoding ABC transporter ATP-binding protein: MSSDAILETHELTKAYGGLLAVDNVDLTVGRTEVRSVIGPNGAGKSTLFNLVNGFLEPTAGTVEFDGRDVTGLPAYERCQLGMGRSFQVNDFFGSLTVRENVRIGVQATSNKRTNPLTPASGLSPVNERTDEILERVELAQFAEEQASALSYGDQRKLELALALSSDPELLLLDEPTAGIGPDQTREIANLIQRIAADKAVLLTEHDIDMVMSTSDRITVIHLGQVIAEGTPEEIAANEDVQQAYIGGMDDE, from the coding sequence ATGTCGAGTGACGCCATCCTCGAGACCCACGAACTGACGAAGGCGTACGGCGGACTGCTCGCCGTGGACAACGTCGACCTCACCGTCGGCCGCACGGAGGTCCGGAGCGTCATCGGACCGAACGGCGCCGGGAAGTCGACGCTGTTCAACCTCGTCAACGGCTTCCTCGAACCGACCGCGGGCACCGTCGAGTTCGACGGCCGCGACGTGACCGGACTCCCCGCCTACGAGCGCTGTCAACTCGGCATGGGGCGGTCGTTCCAGGTGAACGACTTCTTCGGGAGCCTCACGGTCCGCGAGAACGTGCGGATCGGCGTGCAGGCGACGTCGAACAAGCGGACGAATCCGCTGACGCCTGCGAGCGGCCTCTCACCGGTCAACGAACGAACCGATGAGATCCTCGAACGCGTCGAACTCGCACAGTTCGCCGAGGAGCAGGCGAGTGCGCTCTCCTACGGGGACCAGCGCAAGCTGGAACTCGCGCTCGCGCTCTCCTCGGACCCCGAGTTGCTGTTGCTCGACGAACCGACCGCGGGCATCGGCCCCGACCAGACCCGCGAGATCGCGAACCTCATCCAGCGGATCGCCGCGGACAAGGCAGTGCTGCTCACCGAACACGACATCGACATGGTCATGTCCACCTCCGACCGCATCACCGTCATCCACCTCGGCCAGGTCATCGCCGAGGGCACGCCCGAAGAGATCGCCGCGAACGAGGACGTCCAGCAGGCGTACATCGGGGGGATGGACGATGAGTGA